A single Thermoanaerobaculia bacterium DNA region contains:
- a CDS encoding Crp/Fnr family transcriptional regulator: MPPRPPIPFEAIPILASLRPEDREALSPLCEMRGYEKGETIFREGDPGERIHFVFLGRVKIVKAGPGRDLILEILGPGEPVGAVAAFERKPFPATAVALEACGIVSIPEHQFFGLLEKRPEITRRLFAGLTMRLMNLNRHLADMLGSVEYRAARLFLTLAAKTGQKRDGTIFIPVALSRQDIADLIGTTIETAIRVMSRWQKDGLVETEKSGFLILRPAALRELSAGE, from the coding sequence GTGCCTCCGCGCCCCCCGATTCCCTTCGAAGCGATCCCGATCCTCGCGTCTCTCCGGCCCGAGGACCGCGAAGCGCTGTCGCCCCTGTGCGAAATGCGCGGCTACGAGAAGGGGGAGACGATCTTCCGCGAGGGAGATCCCGGAGAGCGCATCCATTTCGTCTTCCTGGGGAGGGTGAAGATCGTCAAGGCCGGCCCGGGGCGCGACCTCATCCTCGAGATCCTCGGTCCCGGGGAGCCGGTCGGCGCGGTCGCCGCCTTCGAGCGCAAGCCCTTCCCGGCGACCGCCGTGGCCCTCGAGGCGTGCGGGATCGTCTCGATCCCCGAGCACCAGTTCTTCGGTCTCCTCGAGAAACGTCCGGAGATCACGCGGCGGCTCTTCGCGGGGCTCACCATGCGGCTGATGAACCTGAACCGGCATCTCGCGGACATGCTCGGCTCGGTCGAGTACCGCGCGGCGCGCCTCTTCCTGACGCTCGCGGCGAAGACGGGGCAGAAACGCGACGGCACGATCTTCATTCCCGTCGCCCTCTCCCGGCAGGACATCGCGGACTTGATCGGAACGACGATCGAGACGGCGATCCGCGTGATGAGCCGCTGGCAGAAGGACGGCCTCGTCGAGACGGAGAAGAGCGGGTTCCTGATCCTGCGCCCGGCGGCGCTCCGCGAGCTCAGCGCCGGGGAGTGA
- a CDS encoding Rrf2 family transcriptional regulator has translation MRNGPRYDAAAEGRALLYSRTCQHALRAAERLAAAQHANPGRLMVQSELAIEVGISTTSLAQIVQPLRKAGIVRARRGPFGGVALARPAAEIRVLEVVRAIDGFGLAGRCLLGFSECTDETPCPAHPVWKRARALLERQLERRSLADLAVSVAGKRARTRRLAREAAAVTPRR, from the coding sequence ATGCGGAACGGACCCCGTTACGACGCCGCCGCCGAGGGGCGCGCGCTCCTCTACTCGCGGACCTGCCAGCACGCTCTCCGCGCGGCGGAGCGGCTGGCCGCCGCGCAGCACGCCAATCCCGGAAGGCTCATGGTCCAGTCGGAGCTCGCGATCGAGGTCGGCATCTCGACGACGTCGCTCGCCCAGATCGTCCAGCCGCTCCGGAAGGCGGGGATCGTCCGGGCGCGCCGCGGCCCCTTCGGGGGCGTCGCCCTCGCGAGGCCGGCCGCGGAGATCCGGGTGCTCGAGGTCGTCCGGGCGATCGACGGATTCGGTCTCGCCGGGCGCTGTCTCCTCGGCTTCTCGGAGTGCACCGACGAGACCCCGTGTCCGGCGCACCCGGTCTGGAAACGGGCGCGGGCGCTCCTCGAGAGGCAGCTCGAACGCCGCTCGCTCGCCGATCTCGCCGTGTCGGTCGCCGGAAAACGCGCGCGAACGCGGCGGCTGGCGCGCGAAGCCGCCGCCGTCACTCCCCGGCGCTGA